One genomic window of Punica granatum isolate Tunisia-2019 chromosome 1, ASM765513v2, whole genome shotgun sequence includes the following:
- the LOC116198568 gene encoding (+)-neomenthol dehydrogenase-like, producing MAEASAFLATQRHAVVTGANKGIGFEICRQLASKGLTVVLTSREEKRGLEALRKLKEESCPALLGEVVFHRLDVTDPASIDSLVEFTRNRIGKLDILVNNAGVGGIVYDFHAFADAIERAGGWPTDEEKWRKKAAQNYELAIECLETNYYGAKRVTEALLPLLQQSSSARIVNVASYLGLLQHIPGKQIRDELGDIENLTKDRIEEILKDFIEDFRQGQLEAKGWPENISAYKMSKAALIAYTRLLAKEFPSVLVNGVCPGFVKTDINGNNGVLSAQEGAESPVYLALLPKTGPSGLLFSKKEVCSF from the exons ATGGCAGAAGCATCGGCGTTTCTCGCTACGCAGAG gCATGCAGTGGTGACGGGAGCAAACAAAGGGATTGGATTCGAGATCTGCAGGCAGTTGGCTTCGAAGGGGTTGACAGTGGTCTTAACTTCAAGGGAAGAGAAGAGGGGTCTCGAAGCTCTCAGGAAGCTGAAGGAAGAGAGCTGTCCTGCTCTATTGGGTGAAGTAGTTTTTCATCGACTTGATGTTACTGACCCTGCAAGCATTGACTCCCTGGTTGAGTTTACCAGAAATCGGATTGGAAAGCTGGACATCCTG GTGAACAATGCCGGGGTCGGTGGAATTGTTTATGATTTTCATGCTTTCGCAGATGCTATTGAGCGTGCTGGTGGTTGG CCAACTGATGAAGAGAAGTGGAGAAAGAAGGCAGCCCAGAATTACGAATTAGCCATAGAATGCCTCGAAACAAACTACTATGGCGCGAAAAGAGTGACCGAAGCTCTCCTTCCCCTGCTTCAACAGTCAAGTTCTGCAAGGATTGTCAATGTCGCTTCATATCTAGGACTCTTGCAG CATATTCCCGGGAAACAAATCAGGGATGAGCTGGGAGATATCGAGAACCTCACAAAAGATCGAATAGAGGAGATCCTGAAGGATTTCATAGAAGATTTCCGGCAGGGTCAACTAGAAGCCAAAGGCTGGCCTGAGAACATCTCTGCATACAAGATGTCAAAAGCAGCACTGATTGCTTACACCAGGCTCCTAGCGAAGGAGTTCCCGTCAGTCCTTGTGAACGGCGTTTGCCCAGGCTTTGTCAAGACTGATATAAACGGCAACAATGGAGTCCTAAGCGCTCAAGAGGGAGCAGAGAGCCCTGTCTACCTGGCTCTTCTTCCGAAAACTGGGCCTTCTGGCCTTTTATTCTCCAAGAAAGAAGTCTGTTCTTTCTGA